One region of Citrus sinensis cultivar Valencia sweet orange chromosome 6, DVS_A1.0, whole genome shotgun sequence genomic DNA includes:
- the LOC102629487 gene encoding uncharacterized protein LOC102629487 isoform X1 — translation MPGNEVEDRICNLFELDNSSQGQHLLHGVDGGWSLLNDSQWVGKQRQSVVPLNFNLQNYSVQQLDSPRGRGGESTSVQCKPNFLKLTPRPENYRNHSRNYQLNINGSLLGNQSFQTMQNQPRAFGEYTGYDQHSLTLRGFSTLKSQPEYESGTDSPTLTTNSERSEITEVSTDFNFLSGQQQLASGHQPGIPQPGLMQQSGYNEMQLLQQHMMFKQLQELQRQPQIQQLGDVRQQNSINQLSAMSKQAAGIQFSPLNGTPINDASQMFMNWPQLNASSAGQGVANRLIFSPENGQPVRSMGHVPQPLDGSLYGTPVATARGSTGQYPQVQGIPQAQKPVVQSSGFSNPFLRDQFTVSPDQLSMVQGALISSQGFPGKNMLGDIPNQGLNSVILSGHFQEGNSPQTNASVKEFSGRQEQTVWPAMQQKQMQHSPSLGLVPLDPVEEKILYNMDDTIWDASFGRRPDVGAVGLSNTLETTDLGNSFPSIQSGSWSALMQSAVAEASSSDTGLQEEWSGLTFQNTEQSTDNQLSNFMESENLPTGWIDNNLQSASSFSSKPLHMTNDSSMSSSFPGFQQSGIQFPADQREGLRQGASHESMEKSPKVLGEWVDCNPQQKPATEASQQVQSLMHLNNAWPGQSYEHSEGEAHEQKAAAHREDSQMNFSVVPCPVMAQQTTNQQVMESNRSEYMGHASIPIENKEKDSMGRNSQQIGNGPHVYDNSYGGECETYEKRNSYYQSENSNGSYNSKGLSGSDQGFSGQFQFFGNASTNSINLEEGRLPRSRGNSKASEEGPSKADIASFGSDGSIIAAQASQNMLELLHKVDQSRDDGNIRPYGSADCNLLTKVPEAEIAKSGFQLYNQPPTSQGFGLRLSPPSQRLPNSTHFLSSHGLPQTVPHPNSRQVNYELREKNQTWLASPSSVQTSPSHELSQRAHWGDKSNVSGQTGMSYLNKQRNSSAGYISESTNPRNQPLIQLRSGAPVASQSSQEALPPAGSRYPLFNLSASQDNTRQIGTNHLGQQFPVLEAGPVSQPLIMSGISKQGDVSARPPNVWTNVPSQRPPSVPEHLKVSSNFPSSKDPSHNITVSTSKGGYGSSEFGAASQHQISPDIIDASKHISDSSALASGSSVAHSHHLGLDRVKNEDNHAHGTTGRNIVSVGRSLESSPNLHQNYSLLEQVRAMRHVETDPSMKSPGVPRDSFPSRDANMMKLLTESSDDPRVRALSQPTLQDQPTNETAQFGQNNSQNQSRINNLVSNLMEHSQVNPHLAPSLWKQFVALKNGQMLSTYNAKVASGQFSLGKPSQDLQIHDSVERVETADGIQGGNIVPNAVATLAATEHSSAPYVLPTDITSQTMAIRRPKKRKSVTSEPRPWHKEVTEGSQRVQNMRAAEECWIEATNRMIEKVEDEVEMAEDVQPMLRSKRRLILTTQLMQQLLCPAPRSILSADAILHHDSVIYYVSRLSLGDACNFQCCTRNDLLVSTDNSNMTFEKLKTNDGTDGQQLSEVVDELSARAQKLENDFQRVEKTASPVDVRVECQELERFAVINRFAKFHIRAQADTSGTSSSGPTKPFLQRYVTALPMPRKLPEGLQCISL, via the exons ATGCCTGGTAACGAAGTTGAAGACAGGATCTGCAACTTATTTGAGCTAGACAACTCTTCCCAGGGGCAGCATCTACTTCACGGTGTTGATGGCGGTTGGTCATTGCTAAATGACAGTCAGTGGGTTGGAAAACAAAGACAGAGTGTGGTACCTTTAAATTTCAATCTGCAAAACTACAGTGTACAACAATTAG ATTCTCCGAGAGGACGTGGTGGTGAGTCTACTAGTGTCCAGTGCaagccaaattttttaaagttgacACCAAGACCTGAGAATTATAGAAATCACTCCAGAAACTATCAATTGAATATAAATGGCTCCTTGCTTGGCAACCAGAGTTTCCAGACAATGCAGAATCAACCAAGGGCTTTCGGTGAATATACGGGTTATGATCAGCATAGTTTAACACTGAGAGGCTTTTCTACCCTGAAATCACAGCCAGAATATGAGTCTGGGACTGACAGTCCCACCCTAACAACAAATTCAGAAAGGTCAGAAATTACCGAAGTTTCTACAGACTTTAACTTCCTTAGCGGGCAACAGCAACTTGCAAGTGGTCATCAACCAGGAATTCCACAGCCTGGCCTGATGCAGCAGTCTGGTTATAACGAGATGCAGTTGTTGCAGCAGCACATGATGTTCAAGCAGCTGCAAGAACTTCAGAGGCAGCCGCAAATTCAGCAGTTGGGAGATGTGCGCCAACAGAACTCCATAAACCAACTTTCTGCAATGTCTAAACAGGCAGCTGGGATTCAGTTCTCACCTCTCAATGGAACACCTATCAATGACGCGTCTCAGATGTTTATGAATTGGCCACAACTCAATGCATCCTCTGCCGGACAAGGAGTAGCGAACAGACTCATTTTTTCACCAGAGAATGGTCAGCCCGTGCGTTCGATGGGCCATGTTCCTCAGCCACTTGATGGTTCTTTGTATGGTACTCCTGTTGCTACTGCAAGAGGTAGTACAGGCCAATATCCCCAAGTCCAAGGAATACCCCAAGCACAGAAGCCTGTAGTGCAGTCATCAGGCTTCAGTAATCCCTTTTTGAGAGATCAGTTCACTGTTTCTCCTGACCAGCTTTCCATGGTCCAAGGTGCTTTGATATCCAGCCAGGGATTTCCAGGGAAGAATATGCTTGGAGATATTCCTAATCAGGGTTTAAATAGTGTAATTTTGTCAGGACACTTCCAGGAGGGGAATTCTCCGCAAACAAATGCATCTGTGAAGGAATTCAGTGGGAGGCAAGAGCAAACTGTTTGGCCTGCGATGCAGCAAAAACAAATGCAACATAGTCCTTCACTGGGTTTGGTACCCCTGGACCCTGTGGAAGAGAAGATATTGTACAATATGGATGATACCATTTGGGATGCTTCTTTTGGAAGGCGCCCTGACGTTGGTGCTGTTGGTTTAAGCAATACATTGGAAACAACAGATCTAGGAAATTCATTTCCTTCAATTCAGAGTGGGAGTTGGAGTGCTCTTATGCAGTCTGCTGTAGCAGAAGCTTCAAGCAGTGATACTGGCCTGCAGGAGGAGTGGAGTGGCTTGACCTTCCAGAACACTGAACAATCAACTGATAATCAACTTTCAAACTTCATGGAAAGCGAAAATCTACCGACAGGTTGGATTGATAACAACTTGCAGAGTGCCTCCTCCTTTAGTTCAAAACCTTTGCATATGACAAATGATTCCAGCATGAGCTCTAGCTTCCCTGGCTTTCAGCAGTCAGGCATCCAGTTTCCAGCTGACCAGAGAGAGGGTTTACGTCAGGGTGCCTCTCATGAATCCATGGAAAAGTCTCCTAAAGTACTTGGTGAGTGGGTTGACTGTAACCCCCAACAGAAGCCAGCCACCGAAGCAAGTCAACAAGTCCAATCATTAATGCATTTGAACAATGCATGGCCAGGTCAGTCATATGAGCACTCAGAAGGTGAGGCACATGAGCAGAAAGCTGCTGCTCATAGAGAAGACTCACAAATGAACTTCTCAGTTGTACCGTGCCCTGTCATGGCTCAACAGACAACCAATCAACAAGTCATGGAGAGCAATCGGTCTGAGTACATGGGACATGCTAGTATTCCTATTGAAAACAAGGAGAAAGATAGCATGGGAAGGAACTCACAGCAAATAGGTAACGGCCCTCACGTCTATGATAACTCTTATGGGGGAGAATGTGAAACTTATGAGAAGCGTAACAGCTACTACCAAAGTGAGAATTCTAATGGAAGCTATAACTCCAAAGGATTGAGTGGTTCTGATCAAGGATTTTCTGGGCAGTTCCAGTTTTTTGGTAATGCTTCCACTAATTCCATAAACTTGGAGGAG GGACGATTACCTCGTTCAAGGGGGAATTCAAAAGCATCTGAAGAGGGACCTTCTAAAGCTGATATTGCATCATTTGGCTCTGATGGTTCAATTATTGCTGCTCAGGCAAG CCAAAATATGCTCGAGCTTCTTCACAAGGTTGACCAGTCCAGGGATGATGGCAATATAAGACCTTATGGTTCTGCTGACTGTAATTTGTTGACTAAGGTACCTGAAGCTGAAATAGCTAAATCTGGCTTCCAACTGTATAATCAGCCTCCTACATCGCAAGGTTTTGGTTTGAGGTTGAGCCCTCCTTCTCAAAGGCTACCCAATTCAACCCATTTCCTCTCCTCTCATGGTTTGCCACAAACAGTACCTCATCCAAACTCAAGGCAAGTCAATTATgaattaagagagaaaaatcagACCTGGCTAGCTTCCCCGTCTTCTGTTCAGACTTCTCCCTCGCATGAGTTGTCTCAAAGAGCACACTGGGGTGACAAAAGTAATGTTTCAGGACAAACAGGAATGTCCTACTTGAATAAGCAAAGGAACTCTTCTGCAGGGTATATCTCTGAATCTACAAATCCAAGAAATCAGCCTCTCATACAATTAAGGTCTGGTGCACCTGTAGCATCTCAGTCTTCACAGGAAGCATTGCCGCCCGCTGGTAGCAGATATCCACTCTTTAACCTTTCTGCATCTCAAGATAATACTCGACAGATCGGCACAAATCATTTGGGTCAGCAATTTCCAGTTTTGGAAGCTGGGCCTGTATCTCAACCATTAATTATGTCTGGCATATCTAAACAGGGTGATGTTTCTGCACGGCCACCCAATGTATGGACAAATGTACCGAGTCAGAGACCACCTAGTGTTCCAGAGCATCTCAAGGTTTCCTCCAACTTTCCTTCCTCAAAGGATCCATCACATAATATTACGGTTAGCACCTCAAAAGGAGGATATGGATCATCTGAATTTGGTGCAGCTTCTCAGCATCAGATATCACCTGACATAATTGATGCTTCAAAGCATATTTCAGACTCTAGTGCTCTAGCTTCGGGCTCTTCAGTGGCCCATTCTCACCATTTGGGTCTTGACAGAGTAAAGAATGAAGATAACCATGCCCATGGAACTACAGGAAGAAATATAGTCTCTGTTGGCCGTTCACTGGAATCATCCCCCAATCTCCATCAAAACTACTCCCTACTGGAGCAAGTTCGTGCAATGAGGCATGTGGAGACTGATCCAAGTATGAAAAGTCCAGGAGTACCGCGGGATTCATTTCCATCCAGGGATGCCAACATGATGAAGTTGCTTACAGAATCATCAGATGATCCACGTGTAAGAGCCTTGTCACAACCAACTCTTCAAGATCAACCTACTAATGAGACAGCACAGTTTGGTCAAAATAATTCTCAGAATCAATCTCGAATCAATAATCTAGTATCAAATCTTATGGAACATAGCCAGGTTAATCCACATTTGGCGCCCTCATTGTGGAAGCAGTTTGTAGCTTTGAAAAATGGGCAGATGCTATCTACGTACAATGCAAAAGTTGCGTCAGGACAATTTTCTCTTGGGAAGCCTTCTCAGGATCTGCAAATTCACGACTCTGTTGAACGAGTGGAGACTGCTGATGGTATTCAAGGTGGTAATATTGTGCCAAATGCAGTTGCAACTTTGGCTGCAACTGAACATAGCTCTGCTCCATATGTGTTGCCCACAGACATCACCTCTCAGACTATGGCTATTAGGAGACCAAAGAAGCGCAAAAGTGTGACATCTGAACCTCGCCCATGGCACAAAGAAGTGACAGAAGGCTCTCAGAGGGTTCAAAATATGAG GGCTGCAGAAGAATGCTGGATAGAAGCCACAAATCGGATGATTGAGAAG GTGGAAGATGAGGTTGAGATGGCTGAAGATGTGCAGCCAATGCTTCGATCAAAGAGAAGGCTTATCTTGACAACACAGCTTATGCAGCAATTACTTTGTCCCGCACCAAGATCCATTCTCTCAGCTGATGCGATTTTACATCACGATAGTGTGATATACTACGTTTCAAGATTATCACTTGGGGATGCATGCAATTTTCAATGTTGCACAAGAAATGATCTGCTTGTGTCTACAGACAACAGTAACAT GACTTTTGAGAAGCTCAAAACCAATGACGGAACCGATGGTCAGCAGCTTTCAGAAGTTGTAGATGAACTCTCTGCTAGAGCtcaaaaacttgaaaatgactTTCAAAG AGTGGAAAAGACAGCATCACCAGTTGATGTAAGAGTGGAATGTCAGGAGTTGGAAAGGTTTGCTGTCATCAACCGTTTTGCCAAGTTTCATATCCGAGCACAAGCAGATACCTCTGGAACTTCATCTTCTGGCCCAACAAAACCATTTCTCCAGAGATACGTCACAGCACTTCCAATGCCCAGGAAACTTCCTGAGGGTTTACAATGCATCTCACTGTGA
- the LOC102629487 gene encoding uncharacterized protein LOC102629487 isoform X2, producing the protein MPGNEVEDRICNLFELDNSSQGQHLLHGVDGGWSLLNDSQWVGKQRQSVVPLNFNLQNYSVQQLDSPRGRGGESTSVQCKPNFLKLTPRPENYRNHSRNYQLNINGSLLGNQSFQTMQNQPRAFGEYTGYDQHSLTLRGFSTLKSQPEYESGTDSPTLTTNSERSEITEVSTDFNFLSGQQQLASGHQPGIPQPGLMQQSGYNEMQLLQQHMMFKQLQELQRQPQIQQLGDVRQQNSINQLSAMSKQAAGIQFSPLNGTPINDASQMFMNWPQLNASSAGQGVANRLIFSPENGQPVRSMGHVPQPLDGSLYGTPVATARGSTGQYPQVQGIPQAQKPVVQSSGFSNPFLRDQFTVSPDQLSMVQGALISSQGFPGKNMLGDIPNQGLNSVILSGHFQEGNSPQTNASVKEFSGRQEQTVWPAMQQKQMQHSPSLGLVPLDPVEEKILYNMDDTIWDASFGRRPDVGAVGLSNTLETTDLGNSFPSIQSGSWSALMQSAVAEASSSDTGLQEEWSGLTFQNTEQSTDNQLSNFMESENLPTGWIDNNLQSASSFSSKPLHMTNDSSMSSSFPGFQQSGIQFPADQREGLRQGASHESMEKSPKVLGEWVDCNPQQKPATEASQQVQSLMHLNNAWPGQSYEHSEGEAHEQKAAAHREDSQMNFSVVPCPVMAQQTTNQQVMESNRSEYMGHASIPIENKEKDSMGRNSQQIGNGPHVYDNSYGGECETYEKRNSYYQSENSNGSYNSKGLSGSDQGFSGQFQFFGNASTNSINLEEGRLPRSRGNSKASEEGPSKADIASFGSDGSIIAAQASQNMLELLHKVDQSRDDGNIRPYGSADCNLLTKVPEAEIAKSGFQLYNQPPTSQGFGLRLSPPSQRLPNSTHFLSSHGLPQTVPHPNSRQVNYELREKNQTWLASPSSVQTSPSHELSQRAHWGDKSNVSGQTGMSYLNKQRNSSAGYISESTNPRNQPLIQLRSGAPVASQSSQEALPPAGSRYPLFNLSASQDNTRQIGTNHLGQQFPVLEAGPVSQPLIMSGISKQGDVSARPPNVWTNVPSQRPPSVPEHLKVSSNFPSSKDPSHNITVSTSKGGYGSSEFGAASQHQISPDIIDASKHISDSSALASGSSVAHSHHLGLDRVKNEDNHAHGTTGRNIVSVGRSLESSPNLHQNYSLLEQVRAMRHVETDPSMKSPGVPRDSFPSRDANMMKLLTESSDDPRVRALSQPTLQDQPTNETAQFGQNNSQNQSRINNLVSNLMEHSQVNPHLAPSLWKQFVALKNGQMLSTYNAKVASGQFSLGKPSQDLQIHDSVERVETADDITSQTMAIRRPKKRKSVTSEPRPWHKEVTEGSQRVQNMRAAEECWIEATNRMIEKVEDEVEMAEDVQPMLRSKRRLILTTQLMQQLLCPAPRSILSADAILHHDSVIYYVSRLSLGDACNFQCCTRNDLLVSTDNSNMTFEKLKTNDGTDGQQLSEVVDELSARAQKLENDFQRVEKTASPVDVRVECQELERFAVINRFAKFHIRAQADTSGTSSSGPTKPFLQRYVTALPMPRKLPEGLQCISL; encoded by the exons ATGCCTGGTAACGAAGTTGAAGACAGGATCTGCAACTTATTTGAGCTAGACAACTCTTCCCAGGGGCAGCATCTACTTCACGGTGTTGATGGCGGTTGGTCATTGCTAAATGACAGTCAGTGGGTTGGAAAACAAAGACAGAGTGTGGTACCTTTAAATTTCAATCTGCAAAACTACAGTGTACAACAATTAG ATTCTCCGAGAGGACGTGGTGGTGAGTCTACTAGTGTCCAGTGCaagccaaattttttaaagttgacACCAAGACCTGAGAATTATAGAAATCACTCCAGAAACTATCAATTGAATATAAATGGCTCCTTGCTTGGCAACCAGAGTTTCCAGACAATGCAGAATCAACCAAGGGCTTTCGGTGAATATACGGGTTATGATCAGCATAGTTTAACACTGAGAGGCTTTTCTACCCTGAAATCACAGCCAGAATATGAGTCTGGGACTGACAGTCCCACCCTAACAACAAATTCAGAAAGGTCAGAAATTACCGAAGTTTCTACAGACTTTAACTTCCTTAGCGGGCAACAGCAACTTGCAAGTGGTCATCAACCAGGAATTCCACAGCCTGGCCTGATGCAGCAGTCTGGTTATAACGAGATGCAGTTGTTGCAGCAGCACATGATGTTCAAGCAGCTGCAAGAACTTCAGAGGCAGCCGCAAATTCAGCAGTTGGGAGATGTGCGCCAACAGAACTCCATAAACCAACTTTCTGCAATGTCTAAACAGGCAGCTGGGATTCAGTTCTCACCTCTCAATGGAACACCTATCAATGACGCGTCTCAGATGTTTATGAATTGGCCACAACTCAATGCATCCTCTGCCGGACAAGGAGTAGCGAACAGACTCATTTTTTCACCAGAGAATGGTCAGCCCGTGCGTTCGATGGGCCATGTTCCTCAGCCACTTGATGGTTCTTTGTATGGTACTCCTGTTGCTACTGCAAGAGGTAGTACAGGCCAATATCCCCAAGTCCAAGGAATACCCCAAGCACAGAAGCCTGTAGTGCAGTCATCAGGCTTCAGTAATCCCTTTTTGAGAGATCAGTTCACTGTTTCTCCTGACCAGCTTTCCATGGTCCAAGGTGCTTTGATATCCAGCCAGGGATTTCCAGGGAAGAATATGCTTGGAGATATTCCTAATCAGGGTTTAAATAGTGTAATTTTGTCAGGACACTTCCAGGAGGGGAATTCTCCGCAAACAAATGCATCTGTGAAGGAATTCAGTGGGAGGCAAGAGCAAACTGTTTGGCCTGCGATGCAGCAAAAACAAATGCAACATAGTCCTTCACTGGGTTTGGTACCCCTGGACCCTGTGGAAGAGAAGATATTGTACAATATGGATGATACCATTTGGGATGCTTCTTTTGGAAGGCGCCCTGACGTTGGTGCTGTTGGTTTAAGCAATACATTGGAAACAACAGATCTAGGAAATTCATTTCCTTCAATTCAGAGTGGGAGTTGGAGTGCTCTTATGCAGTCTGCTGTAGCAGAAGCTTCAAGCAGTGATACTGGCCTGCAGGAGGAGTGGAGTGGCTTGACCTTCCAGAACACTGAACAATCAACTGATAATCAACTTTCAAACTTCATGGAAAGCGAAAATCTACCGACAGGTTGGATTGATAACAACTTGCAGAGTGCCTCCTCCTTTAGTTCAAAACCTTTGCATATGACAAATGATTCCAGCATGAGCTCTAGCTTCCCTGGCTTTCAGCAGTCAGGCATCCAGTTTCCAGCTGACCAGAGAGAGGGTTTACGTCAGGGTGCCTCTCATGAATCCATGGAAAAGTCTCCTAAAGTACTTGGTGAGTGGGTTGACTGTAACCCCCAACAGAAGCCAGCCACCGAAGCAAGTCAACAAGTCCAATCATTAATGCATTTGAACAATGCATGGCCAGGTCAGTCATATGAGCACTCAGAAGGTGAGGCACATGAGCAGAAAGCTGCTGCTCATAGAGAAGACTCACAAATGAACTTCTCAGTTGTACCGTGCCCTGTCATGGCTCAACAGACAACCAATCAACAAGTCATGGAGAGCAATCGGTCTGAGTACATGGGACATGCTAGTATTCCTATTGAAAACAAGGAGAAAGATAGCATGGGAAGGAACTCACAGCAAATAGGTAACGGCCCTCACGTCTATGATAACTCTTATGGGGGAGAATGTGAAACTTATGAGAAGCGTAACAGCTACTACCAAAGTGAGAATTCTAATGGAAGCTATAACTCCAAAGGATTGAGTGGTTCTGATCAAGGATTTTCTGGGCAGTTCCAGTTTTTTGGTAATGCTTCCACTAATTCCATAAACTTGGAGGAG GGACGATTACCTCGTTCAAGGGGGAATTCAAAAGCATCTGAAGAGGGACCTTCTAAAGCTGATATTGCATCATTTGGCTCTGATGGTTCAATTATTGCTGCTCAGGCAAG CCAAAATATGCTCGAGCTTCTTCACAAGGTTGACCAGTCCAGGGATGATGGCAATATAAGACCTTATGGTTCTGCTGACTGTAATTTGTTGACTAAGGTACCTGAAGCTGAAATAGCTAAATCTGGCTTCCAACTGTATAATCAGCCTCCTACATCGCAAGGTTTTGGTTTGAGGTTGAGCCCTCCTTCTCAAAGGCTACCCAATTCAACCCATTTCCTCTCCTCTCATGGTTTGCCACAAACAGTACCTCATCCAAACTCAAGGCAAGTCAATTATgaattaagagagaaaaatcagACCTGGCTAGCTTCCCCGTCTTCTGTTCAGACTTCTCCCTCGCATGAGTTGTCTCAAAGAGCACACTGGGGTGACAAAAGTAATGTTTCAGGACAAACAGGAATGTCCTACTTGAATAAGCAAAGGAACTCTTCTGCAGGGTATATCTCTGAATCTACAAATCCAAGAAATCAGCCTCTCATACAATTAAGGTCTGGTGCACCTGTAGCATCTCAGTCTTCACAGGAAGCATTGCCGCCCGCTGGTAGCAGATATCCACTCTTTAACCTTTCTGCATCTCAAGATAATACTCGACAGATCGGCACAAATCATTTGGGTCAGCAATTTCCAGTTTTGGAAGCTGGGCCTGTATCTCAACCATTAATTATGTCTGGCATATCTAAACAGGGTGATGTTTCTGCACGGCCACCCAATGTATGGACAAATGTACCGAGTCAGAGACCACCTAGTGTTCCAGAGCATCTCAAGGTTTCCTCCAACTTTCCTTCCTCAAAGGATCCATCACATAATATTACGGTTAGCACCTCAAAAGGAGGATATGGATCATCTGAATTTGGTGCAGCTTCTCAGCATCAGATATCACCTGACATAATTGATGCTTCAAAGCATATTTCAGACTCTAGTGCTCTAGCTTCGGGCTCTTCAGTGGCCCATTCTCACCATTTGGGTCTTGACAGAGTAAAGAATGAAGATAACCATGCCCATGGAACTACAGGAAGAAATATAGTCTCTGTTGGCCGTTCACTGGAATCATCCCCCAATCTCCATCAAAACTACTCCCTACTGGAGCAAGTTCGTGCAATGAGGCATGTGGAGACTGATCCAAGTATGAAAAGTCCAGGAGTACCGCGGGATTCATTTCCATCCAGGGATGCCAACATGATGAAGTTGCTTACAGAATCATCAGATGATCCACGTGTAAGAGCCTTGTCACAACCAACTCTTCAAGATCAACCTACTAATGAGACAGCACAGTTTGGTCAAAATAATTCTCAGAATCAATCTCGAATCAATAATCTAGTATCAAATCTTATGGAACATAGCCAGGTTAATCCACATTTGGCGCCCTCATTGTGGAAGCAGTTTGTAGCTTTGAAAAATGGGCAGATGCTATCTACGTACAATGCAAAAGTTGCGTCAGGACAATTTTCTCTTGGGAAGCCTTCTCAGGATCTGCAAATTCACGACTCTGTTGAACGAGTGGAGACTGCTGATG ACATCACCTCTCAGACTATGGCTATTAGGAGACCAAAGAAGCGCAAAAGTGTGACATCTGAACCTCGCCCATGGCACAAAGAAGTGACAGAAGGCTCTCAGAGGGTTCAAAATATGAG GGCTGCAGAAGAATGCTGGATAGAAGCCACAAATCGGATGATTGAGAAG GTGGAAGATGAGGTTGAGATGGCTGAAGATGTGCAGCCAATGCTTCGATCAAAGAGAAGGCTTATCTTGACAACACAGCTTATGCAGCAATTACTTTGTCCCGCACCAAGATCCATTCTCTCAGCTGATGCGATTTTACATCACGATAGTGTGATATACTACGTTTCAAGATTATCACTTGGGGATGCATGCAATTTTCAATGTTGCACAAGAAATGATCTGCTTGTGTCTACAGACAACAGTAACAT GACTTTTGAGAAGCTCAAAACCAATGACGGAACCGATGGTCAGCAGCTTTCAGAAGTTGTAGATGAACTCTCTGCTAGAGCtcaaaaacttgaaaatgactTTCAAAG AGTGGAAAAGACAGCATCACCAGTTGATGTAAGAGTGGAATGTCAGGAGTTGGAAAGGTTTGCTGTCATCAACCGTTTTGCCAAGTTTCATATCCGAGCACAAGCAGATACCTCTGGAACTTCATCTTCTGGCCCAACAAAACCATTTCTCCAGAGATACGTCACAGCACTTCCAATGCCCAGGAAACTTCCTGAGGGTTTACAATGCATCTCACTGTGA